CATCCAGCGCGCCAAATGGCTCGTCGAGCAGCAACATGCCTGGGTTGGCTACAAGACTTCTGGCAATGGCCACACGCTGTAATTGTCCGCCGGATAATTGTGGTGTTTTGGCAAATTTGTTTTCATGCCCTTCCAACCCAACCACCTGGATCATGTGCATGGCTTTCTCATGCGCTTCCTTTTTTGATACGCCTTTCAATGTAAGCGGTAGTGCTACATTTTCAAGTACGGTGTACCACTCAAGGGAAGAATATTGCTGAAACACCATGGGGATGCTCTGCTTGTCGCTGATAGGTTTACCGCCTATATACACTTCGCCTGCGGTTGGTTTTTGCAGGCCCGACCAGTAGCGGAGTAAGGTAGACTTTCCACAGCCCGATTTACCCATTATCACTACAAACTGACCAAGGTTCACATA
The Niastella koreensis GR20-10 genome window above contains:
- a CDS encoding ABC transporter ATP-binding protein, which gives rise to MAEPNGLPPILELRGIHQSYFDDKKQSDFVVFNDFNLAIEDYVNLGQFVVIMGKSGCGKSTLLRYWSGLQKPTAGEVYIGGKPISDKQSIPMVFQQYSSLEWYTVLENVALPLTLKGVSKKEAHEKAMHMIQVVGLEGHENKFAKTPQLSGGQLQRVAIARSLVANPGMLLLDEPFGALDGFTRAKMQFFLLDLFQKSEVADLNPTVVLVTHDPREAVLLGNDIYIMDANPGRVIKHLRPELPKERDRAIRKDPRFIEIVAYVEDVMEGNIQ